One Benincasa hispida cultivar B227 unplaced genomic scaffold, ASM972705v1 Contig425, whole genome shotgun sequence DNA window includes the following coding sequences:
- the LOC120069476 gene encoding FHA domain-containing protein At4g14490-like produces the protein MESSAITLIMVKGPREGETLDFPPGTTIRIGRTVRGNSVAIKDAGISTKHFSIESESVSGKWMLRDLDSSNGTFVNDTKLPPHDAFDLSDGDIIKCGELTSILVRINSNEECPSRRNPRRKAADKCTSSDAVVSVAGTRGRRGKVVEEVVGGCNDTMIESGRCLRSRKGRGVKGEIANQVPDCKKIEDNLDVGRGSENVNNVVNEPGPKITARSTRRTKNTVCVATDSVLGNVPENSCVGDEVKAGAKKTRAGTRGRKKLQNEPPPDCNTVIKLEHSENVEQKSLGENKLVDDGEGEKNANVEERGSGSSPQEVCDRDENQDVCIISEGCEEVADGIASHDEGFLCKAEKVPDLKKMTLGEWFDYLETHLPRQIIDATEEIISGMRIKSKQVREYVAQQKIENCQGG, from the coding sequence ATGGAATCCTCTGCAATTACTCTCATCATGGTTAAAGGCCCTCGCGAGGGTGAAACCCTAGATTTTCCACCCGGAACGACAATTCGGATCGGTCGCACTGTTCGGGGTAATTCCGTTGCCATCAAAGACGCTGGCATCTCCACCAAGCACTTCTCTATCGAATCCGAGTCCGTATCAGGCAAGTGGATGCTTCGGGACCTCGATTCTTCAAATGGCACATTCGTTAACGATACCAAGCTTCCTCCACACGATGCCTTCGATTTAAGCGACGGCGACATCATTAAATGCGGCGAGTTGACTTCGATTTTGGTTAGAATAAACAGTAATGAAGAGTGTCCGTCGAGGCGAAACCCTAGACGGAAAGCTGCGGACAAGTGTACAAGTTCCGATGCCGTGGTATCAGTTGCAGGGACTCGGGGTCGAAGAGGAAAGGTTGTGGAAGAGGTAGTTGGGGGATGTAATGACACGATGATAGAGAGTGGAAGATGTTTAAGGTCCAGAAAGGGCAGGGGTGTGAAAGGTGAAATTGCTAATCAAGTACCAGATTGCAAGAAGATTGAGGACAATTTAGATGTGGGAAGAGGGTCAGAGAATGTGAACAATGTGGTAAACGAACCCGGCCCAAAAATTACTGCAAGAAGTACCAGGAGAACGAAGAACACTGTGTGTGTGGCCACAGATTCAGTTCTTGGGAATGTCCCCGAAAATTCATGTGTGGGTGATGAAGTAAAGGCTGGGGCAAAGAAGACGAGAGCGGGAACTAGGGGAAGAAAGAAATTGCAAAATGAGCCACCACCGGATTGTAATACAGTTATCAAACTGGAACATAGTGAAAACGTCGAGCAGAAGAGCTTAGGAGAAAATAAACTGGTTGACGATGGAGAAGGTGAGAAGAATGCTAATGTTGAAGAAAGAGGTAGTGGGTCTAGCCCTCAAGAGGTTTGTGATCGAGATGAAAACCAAGATGTGTGTATTATTTCAGAAGGTTGCGAAGAGGTTGCTGATGGGATAGCTTCACATGATGAGGGCTTTCTTTGTAAGGCCGAGAAGGTGCCAGATTTGAAGAAGATGACACTTGGGGAGTGGTTTGATTATTTGGAGACCCATTTGCCTAGACAAATTATTGATGCAACTGAAGAGATAATTTCTGGTATGAGAATTAAATCTAAACAAGTACGGGAGTATGTTGCTCAGCAGAAGATTGAGAATTGCCAGGGAGGTTAG